A window of the Arachis duranensis cultivar V14167 chromosome 5, aradu.V14167.gnm2.J7QH, whole genome shotgun sequence genome harbors these coding sequences:
- the LOC107488037 gene encoding zinc finger CCCH domain-containing protein 44 encodes MDQPLQQQQTTTAEVVRDSDSQLSGVPSDANVAERIAASACAPNSEVAVPDAAGLKRKRGRPARGVPRATPAPAPVRQKKEEEDVCFICFDGGSLVLCDRRGCPKAYHPACIKRDEAFFRSKAKWNCGWHICSVCQKGSHYMCYTCTYSLCKGCTRDADFVSVRGNKGFCGMCMKTIMLVENPGQENKCEVDFDDKTSWEYLFKIYWVCLKEKLSLTVDELRQAKKPWKSATPLSCKVETPHQLYHLKDDKGAASENSCIDIEFDHLTDNKPKRSEKQIFIWDGTWNDVRYRTQDIPVTRELIGNICTMPNQVNPNVVAVNNTNVVVKSEPSSAAVDISSLLLSTGMEQPFDNFVNDKLWHYQDPSGMVQGPFSILQLHKWNASGHFPLDLRIWRTYETQDNSILLADALVGKCAKNVSVPYNSPMSLESCVTLDNKDNIQDGGRNETRAEIHADSRIINSGGAEKVDDAGTPSNCKDESVRSNGLQSHSSSWNMAVDMNEGQSGNLERREESSKCEILNPNQPDLLPSTTFSKKPNESSPDTVQEGHGVEGNTEDNVNHCQNRTPEGQSSGSYQKDCEENSGQSSGQNWECPQVINPTCNTSMWQAIFGEPAEFGSLVDESVSDLLAEVEAMESLGGGGLESPTSIMKCDDELTDGSKNDCLSFALGLGLGPMLDAGKGDSLSSTGDLHLPSQFTTAEEPFRHAGVHQHHQRIRGDHSSSSSVVQSTFSSISWNPTSQYSWDPKC; translated from the exons ATGGACCAACcgctacaacaacaacaaaccaCCACCGCCGAGGTCGTTAGGGATTCCGATTCGCAGCTTTCTGGAGTTCCCTCCGATGCTAACGTGGCCGAGAGAATAGCGGCCTCTGCCTGCGCTCCCAACTCGGAGGTCGCCGTGCCGGACGCCGCTGGTTTGAAGAGGAAGCGCGGTCGTCCGGCCAGGGGGGTTCCGAGAGCCACGCCGGCTCCTGCTCCGGTTAGgcagaagaaggaggaggaggatgttTGCTTCATATGCTTCGATGGCGGAAGCCTCGTTCTCTGTGATCGCCG gGGTTGTCCTAAAGCGTATCATCCTGCTTGTATTAAGCGAGACGAAGCCTTCTTTCGTTCAAAGGCCAAATGGAATTGCG GTTGGCATATATGTAGCGTTTGTCAGAAGGGATCCCATTATATGTGCTATACTTGTACGTATTCTTTGTGCAAGGGATGTACAAGAGATGCTGATTTTGTTAGTGTAAGAGGAAATAAAGGATTCTGTGGAATGTGCATGAAAACTATAATGCTGGTTGAGAACCCTGGTCAGGAAAATAAG TGTGAAGTTGATTTTGATGACAAAACCAGCTGGGAGTATCTTTTCAAGATCTATTGGGTGTGTTTGAAAGAGAAGCTATCTTTGACAGTAGATGAGCTCCGCCAAGCTAAAAAACCGTGGAAAAGTGCTACTCCTTTAAGTTGTAAGGTTGAAACTCCCCATCAACTTTATCATCTTAAGGACGACAAAGGTGCTGCTTCTGAGAACTCTTGTATAGACATAGAATTTGATCATTTGACAGACAATAAGCCTAAGAGAAGTGAGAAACAAATATTTATTTGGGATGGTACCTGGAATGATGTTAGATACCGTACACAAGACATTCCAGTTACCCGTGAGCTGATTGGAAACATATGTACAATGCCAAACCAGGTCAACCCTAATGTTGTAGCTGTTAATAATACTAATGTAGTTGTAAAATCAGAACCATCTAGTGCTGCAGTGGACATTTCGTCATTACTTCTCTCTACGGGGATGGAGCAGCCGTTTGACAATTTTGTGAACGATAAGTTGTGGCATTATCAGGATCCATCTGGGATGGTTCAAGGACCCTTTTCTATACTGCAGTTGCATAAGTGGAATGCAAGTGGACATTTTCCTCTGGACCTCAGAATATGGAGGACATATGAGACACAAGATAACTCTATATTGTTGGCTGATGCACTTGTTGGGAAGTGTGCCAAAAATGTATCTGTGCCATACAACAGCCCGATGTCTTTAGAGTCCTGTGTTACATTGGATAATAAAGATAACATTCAGGATGGTGGGAGGAATGAAACAAGGGCGGAAATTCATGCTGACAGCCGAATTATCAATTCCGGTGGAGCTGAGAAGGTTGATGATGCTGGTACCCCGTCTAACTGTAAAGATGAATCTGTTAGGAGCAATGGTTTGCAGTCTCATTCTTCTAGTTGGAATATGGCAGTCGACATGAATGAGGGGCAAAGTGGAAATCTTGAAAGGAGAGAGGAGTCGTCCAAATGTGAAATTTTGAATCCCAACCAGCCCGATTTGCTACCTTCAACCACCTTTTCGAAGAAACCAAATGAAAGCTCTCCTGATACAGTACAGGAAGGTCATGGAGTTGAGGGGAACACTGAAGATAATGTGAACCATTGCCAGAACAGGACTCCTGAAGGTCAGAGTAGTGGGAGTTACCAGAAAGACTGTGAGGAGAATTCAGGGCAGTCTTCTGGGCAGAACTGGGAATGCCCTCAAGTAATTAATCCAACGTGTAATACATCTATGTGGCAGGCAATCTTTGGTGAACCCGCCGAATTTGGCTCTTTAGTTGACGAATCAGTCTCTGATCTGTTGGCTGAAGTAGAGGCAATGGAGTcacttggtggtggtggtttggAGTCTCCCACTTCAATCATGAAGTGTGATGATGAATTGACAGATGGTTCTAAAAATGATTGTCTCAGTTTTGCACTTGGCCTTGGCCTTGGCCCCATGCTTGATGCAGGGAAAGGTGATTCATTGAGCTCAACAGGTGACTTACACTTACCATCGCAGTTCACGACAGCAGAAGAACCATTTCGGCATGCTGGTGTGCACCAACATCATCAAAGAATACGCGGGGATCATTCTTCTAGCAGTTCTGTAGTTCAG TCTACTTTCTCGAGCATTAGCTGGAATCCAACCAGTCAATACTCCTGGGATCCTAAAT GTTGA